AAGACGACTACCGCTCCCCTTTGGCTACCCATGGCTTTGGCAGCCACCTTCTGAAGGCGAGAATCGATGGTCAAGATCAGCGTATGTCCCGCTTTTTCTTCTCCCACAAGGTAGCTCAGATAATCCTGGAAGGAGGAAATTTCTCTCTTACCCAAGAGATGGTCGTTGAAGGCTGCCTCCAAACCGCTCCTTCCGTAACGCAGGCTGTAATACCCGGTTAACGGGGCGAAGATTTTCCCCTGGGGATAGATGCGCTGATATCTCCGATTCGCGACCTTTTTGCTCTCCGCCAGGACTTGACCATCTGAGCTCAAAATTGCTCCCCTGGCTATGGCCAACTCTCTTTCCATCCCCCTGATGTTTCTGGGATGGGAGGCTATCCTCTGAGCCGCAAAGACCTGGAGATAGGTGAGGTTCATACATAGAACTATGAAAGCCAATGAGAAAAGCAAGATGAGGTGGCGAATGTATTTATTCATATCTCTTCCCTCGACTGGATTCGTTGGAGATGGAGAGGAGCAGTCCCACCAAGATGAAGTTTGAGAGGATGGAGCTCCCCCCGTAGCTCACGAAGGGAAGGGTAACCCCCGTTAGGGGGATGAGTCTCGTTACCCCTCCGATGATCATGAGGGTCTGAAGGGCAAGAACCAGTGTTAATCCCGCCGCCAAGAGTTTACCGAATTCATCCTCACAGGTTAAAGCGATCTTAAATCCTCTGTGGATGAACAGGAGGTAAGCCAGGATAATCCCGAATCCCCCTGCAAGTCCCAACTCCTCACAGAGGGCGGAGAAGATAAAATCGGTGTGGACTGCGGGGATGCGGGTGGGATAACCCAATCCCAATCCAGAGCCGAAGACTCCACCACTGGCGATGGCGAAGAGAGACTGGACTATCTGGTAACCCTTTCCCCCGACATCTTTCCAGGGATTGAGCCATATATCTATCCTTGTCTGTACGTGGCCGAAGAGGTAGTAACAGCTCGTTGCACCAAACATGAATAGCAGTATGCCCACGACCACATAAGCTTTTCTTCCCGTGGCCACATAAAGCATGCCCAAAAATAGTCCAAAGAATAGAAGGGATGAGCCCAAATCCTTCTCAAAGACCAAGATACTCAAGGAGATTATCCACATGATGAGCAGAGGACCGAAATGTCTGAATCCGGGCACATCCATTCGAAGAAATCGACGGACGCCCGTCGAGAGTAGTTCTCTTTTCTCCTCGAGATAAGCCGCAAAGAAGACGACCAAAAGTATCTTGGCTATTTCTGAAGGTTGGAAGGATAGGGAACCAAATTTAAGCCATAATCTGGCTCCATATCTCTCATATCCGAAGAAGATTGGGGAGAGGAGCAACATTAGCCCCAACAGAGCGCAGGAGTACTTGTAATTTTCGAGCATTTTATAATCTTTGAGGAGCATGAGGAGGCTGATTAAGACGAATGCGGAAAGCAAAACCCACAGGCATTGGAAGCCCGCAAGTCCAGGCTTTAATCTATAAATCATGGTCACTCCGGTGAAGGTCAACAGTGCCATGATGGGAATGAGGGTGGGATCGGCAAAGGGCACCAATTTCCTTGTGGAGAGGTGGATGGCGATGAAGA
The genomic region above belongs to Actinomycetota bacterium and contains:
- a CDS encoding FtsW/RodA/SpoVE family cell cycle protein, encoding MHLAQRRNQEIGALLLTFLLVLAGFTSVLVSCGAAPRDAFTFAGALAFIFIAIHLSTRKLVPFADPTLIPIMALLTFTGVTMIYRLKPGLAGFQCLWVLLSAFVLISLLMLLKDYKMLENYKYSCALLGLMLLLSPIFFGYERYGARLWLKFGSLSFQPSEIAKILLVVFFAAYLEEKRELLSTGVRRFLRMDVPGFRHFGPLLIMWIISLSILVFEKDLGSSLLFFGLFLGMLYVATGRKAYVVVGILLFMFGATSCYYLFGHVQTRIDIWLNPWKDVGGKGYQIVQSLFAIASGGVFGSGLGLGYPTRIPAVHTDFIFSALCEELGLAGGFGIILAYLLFIHRGFKIALTCEDEFGKLLAAGLTLVLALQTLMIIGGVTRLIPLTGVTLPFVSYGGSSILSNFILVGLLLSISNESSRGKRYE